The window GCGCCCGGTAGCCGGGCCCCTCGGTGACGATGAGGTTCCGCCCGTCGGGGATCCGCTGGCGAAGCTCGGCGACCGCCTTGCGCACCTGGTGGGCGGCGGTGGCGGGCGCGTTCTCGTCCCAGACCGCTTCGACCAGCCGGAAGACGGGAAGGACGCGTTGCGGCTCCAGGAGCAGGGTGACCAGCACCCTTTCGTGCACCGGGCCGCCCACCCGGACGCGCTCCTGTCCGTCCCAGCATTCGAACGAGCCCAGAATCCGGAACCGGACCCCCTGCGCCCCTATGTCCTCGGCCATGAAAAGCGTCCCTCCTGAGGGCCCCTGTACAGCTGCTGCTGCCACCCCGCGTACACCGGCGCAACCTCAGTCGTGCCGGTCCCGAATCGTCATCACATCAGGGCCCTTCGGCGGGCGGCAAGACGGCCCTGGGTCCCGTTGCTCCGAATTCTCGCCATTGCAAAGAATCACCATGCCTTCCACTCATATCCGCCGTGCCGATCACCCGGCCGGAAGGTGTCCCCGTGACCGGCGGTGCGCCCGGTCGCGCCAAGCCCGAATGCCACCCCGGGGCACGCCCGCGTCGACTGCCTCACGTGGACGGGTCCAGCGGCGTATTCGCCTCGGTCACGGGCGCGATTCCGTCCGGGGCGGCCCGCATTCCCGTAGGCCGCCCCCGCCTGCCGGTCGGGGAGGCCGGGCGGCGTAGTCTCCCCGACCGGAGGCCGGCGGAAGCCCTGCGCGGTGTGCCACGGCATCGCGGGGTGAAGCGGGCCGGCCGAGTGGAGTGCGACGCGAACTTCTGGAAAGGCGTCACGCGTGACTGATATTCCGGCCGATGCCGTCTGCATCGGCGAAAGCATGGCCATGCTCGTACCCGAGGACGCGAGACCCATCGCCGCCGACTCGCGCTTCGTGCTGCGGGTCGGAGGCGCCGAGTCGAACGTGGCGGTCTCCCTCGCACGGCTGGGCCATCGCTCACGCTGGGTGAGCGCGCTGGGCGCCGACCCGTTCGGCCGCATCGTCCTGGACGAGCTCGACGCGGCCGGAGTCGACACCTCGTTCGTCGTCACGGACCAGGACGCGCCGACGGGCCTCTATGCCAAGGACCCGCAGGGGCGGTCCACCCGGGTCCACTACTACCGCCGGGGCTCGGCCGCCTCGCGCCTGGACGTGACGAGCATCGCCCCGTCGGCGGCGGACGGCGCACGGGTGGTGCACCTCAGCGGGACGACACCCGCGCTCAGCGAGTCGTGCCTGCGGCTCACGCACGCGGTGGTCGGCGACCGGGTCCTGGGGCCCGCGGCCGTCAGCTTCGACGTGAACTACCGTCCCGGGCTCTGGTCGGTGGCCGAGGCGGCGGGAGAGCTGGCCGCGATCGCCCGGCGGGCCGACATCGTCTTCGTCGGCCGCGACGAGGCGGCCACGCTGTGGGGGACCGACAGGGCGGAGGAGGTCAGGGAACTGCTGCCGGAGCCCACGGTCCTGGTCGTGAAGGACGGCGCGACCGGTGCCAGCGTCCACGGGCAGGGCGGAAGGGCATGGGCGGACGCGCTGAGCGTCCCGGTCGTCGAGACCGTCGGCGCCGGTGACGCCTTCGCCGCGGGGTGGCTGAGCGGCTGGCTGCGCGGGCTGGGTCCCGAGCGC is drawn from Streptomyces sp. NBC_00178 and contains these coding sequences:
- a CDS encoding sugar kinase; protein product: MTDIPADAVCIGESMAMLVPEDARPIAADSRFVLRVGGAESNVAVSLARLGHRSRWVSALGADPFGRIVLDELDAAGVDTSFVVTDQDAPTGLYAKDPQGRSTRVHYYRRGSAASRLDVTSIAPSAADGARVVHLSGTTPALSESCLRLTHAVVGDRVLGPAAVSFDVNYRPGLWSVAEAAGELAAIARRADIVFVGRDEAATLWGTDRAEEVRELLPEPTVLVVKDGATGASVHGQGGRAWADALSVPVVETVGAGDAFAAGWLSGWLRGLGPERSLRLGHLVASRAVQIVGDCPVVPERGDIDRYLRHEEERA